One genomic region from Pseudomonas sp. R5-89-07 encodes:
- a CDS encoding sodium:alanine symporter family protein: MLEVINDFLSGKVLIVLIVGLGGYFTIRSRFVQLRHFFHMFSVFKDSLKSSSGQLSSFQALMLSLAGRVGAGNIAGVGIAVTLGGPGAVFWMWVTALVGMSSSFIECSLGQLYKRTDAEGTYRGGPAYYIQHGLHKRWLGMVMAFLLLVTFGFAFNGLQAHAVTHSLNNAFGLDTTYTGLALAVLLGLVFIGGIKRIASIADLLVPVKTLVYIAVTLYVIVLQFDHVPAMLATIVKSAFGLDQAFGGLVGSAIIMGVKRGVFANEAGLGSAPNVAAVASVEHPIAQGVVQAFSVFLDTFVICTCTALLILLSGFYTPGFEGDGIALTQNSLAAVVGDWGRMFISVALALFVFTSIMYNYYLGESNLRFLVGNNRKVLMGYRALVLVLIFWGSIENLSTVFAFADITMTMLAFVNLFALAFLFKIAMRILNDYDNQRAAGIKTPVFDSSQFPDLDLDRKAWPANPVKPDPAVQVAAELEAQAQR, encoded by the coding sequence ATGCTCGAAGTCATCAACGACTTCCTCTCAGGGAAAGTACTGATCGTGCTCATTGTCGGGCTCGGCGGTTATTTCACGATTCGCTCGCGTTTCGTGCAATTGCGTCACTTTTTCCACATGTTCTCGGTGTTTAAAGACAGCCTGAAGAGCAGCTCCGGCCAACTCAGTTCGTTCCAGGCGCTGATGCTCAGCCTGGCGGGCCGCGTCGGCGCCGGTAACATCGCAGGCGTCGGCATTGCCGTGACCCTGGGTGGTCCGGGGGCCGTGTTCTGGATGTGGGTCACCGCGCTGGTGGGCATGTCTTCGAGCTTCATCGAGTGCTCCCTCGGCCAGTTGTACAAGCGTACCGACGCCGAAGGCACCTACCGTGGCGGCCCGGCGTATTACATCCAGCACGGCCTGCACAAGCGCTGGCTGGGCATGGTCATGGCGTTCCTGCTGCTGGTGACCTTCGGCTTTGCCTTCAACGGTTTGCAAGCCCACGCGGTAACGCACTCGCTCAATAACGCCTTCGGCCTCGACACCACCTACACCGGCCTTGCGCTGGCGGTGCTGCTGGGCCTGGTGTTCATCGGCGGGATCAAGCGCATCGCCTCGATCGCCGACCTGCTGGTACCGGTCAAGACCCTGGTCTACATCGCCGTGACCCTGTACGTGATCGTGCTGCAGTTCGACCACGTTCCGGCCATGCTCGCGACCATCGTCAAGAGCGCGTTCGGCCTCGACCAGGCCTTCGGTGGCCTGGTGGGCAGCGCGATCATCATGGGCGTCAAACGCGGTGTGTTCGCCAACGAAGCCGGCCTTGGCAGCGCACCTAACGTGGCAGCCGTGGCGTCGGTGGAACACCCGATCGCCCAAGGTGTGGTGCAAGCGTTCAGCGTGTTCCTCGACACCTTCGTGATCTGCACCTGCACCGCCTTGCTGATCCTGCTCTCCGGCTTCTACACCCCTGGCTTTGAAGGTGACGGCATTGCCCTGACCCAGAACTCCCTGGCGGCGGTGGTCGGCGACTGGGGCCGCATGTTTATCTCGGTGGCCCTGGCGTTGTTCGTGTTCACGTCGATCATGTACAACTACTACCTGGGCGAGAGCAACCTGCGCTTTTTGGTCGGCAACAACCGCAAGGTGCTGATGGGCTACCGCGCACTGGTGCTGGTGCTGATTTTCTGGGGTTCCATCGAGAACCTGAGCACCGTGTTCGCCTTCGCCGATATCACCATGACGATGCTGGCGTTCGTCAACCTGTTCGCCCTGGCGTTCCTGTTCAAGATCGCCATGCGCATCCTGAACGACTACGACAACCAGCGCGCCGCAGGCATCAAGACCCCGGTATTCGACTCCAGCCAGTTCCCTGACCTGGACCTGGACCGCAAGGCCTGGCCGGCGAACCCGGTGAAGCCGGACCCTGCCGTGCAGGTTGCTGCTGAACTCGAAGCCCAAGCGCAACGCTAA
- a CDS encoding histone deacetylase family protein, whose product MLTIYSDDHYLHHGRCELMDGQLMPCFEMPSRADHVLQRVNDRALGPVQPPRDFGLGPLERVHSPDYLAFFKGAWERWTAFGQNGDLLPYTWPARTLRRLMPTSLHGQLGYYSFDGGAPITAGTWQAAYSAAQVALTAQHAIQQGAHSAFALCRPPGHHAASDLMGGYCYLNNAAIAAQAFLDQGQRKVAILDVDYHHGNGTQSIFYARSDVLFTSIHGHPEAEFPFFLGYADEPGEGEGEGFNFNYPLPAGSGWDTWSAALEEACQEIEGYGADVIVVSLGVDTFKDDPISQFKLDSPDYLAMGRRIARLGKPTLFVMEGGYAVEEIGINAVNVLEGFEQEVAAQ is encoded by the coding sequence ATGCTGACCATCTATTCGGACGATCACTACCTGCACCACGGCCGTTGTGAGCTGATGGACGGGCAACTGATGCCTTGCTTCGAAATGCCTTCGCGCGCCGATCATGTGCTGCAACGGGTCAACGACCGTGCACTCGGCCCGGTGCAACCGCCTCGCGACTTCGGCCTGGGGCCGCTGGAACGGGTTCACAGCCCGGATTACCTGGCGTTCTTCAAGGGTGCGTGGGAGCGCTGGACCGCCTTCGGCCAGAACGGCGACCTGCTGCCCTACACCTGGCCCGCCCGTACCCTGCGCCGCCTGATGCCCACCAGCCTGCACGGCCAGTTGGGCTACTACAGTTTCGACGGCGGCGCGCCGATCACCGCCGGCACCTGGCAAGCGGCTTACAGCGCGGCGCAAGTGGCGTTAACCGCGCAACACGCGATCCAACAGGGCGCCCACAGTGCCTTTGCGCTTTGCCGGCCACCGGGGCACCACGCCGCCAGCGACTTGATGGGCGGCTATTGCTACCTCAATAACGCAGCCATCGCCGCACAGGCGTTTCTCGACCAGGGCCAGCGCAAGGTCGCGATCCTTGATGTCGACTACCACCATGGCAACGGCACCCAGTCGATTTTCTACGCGCGCAGCGACGTGCTGTTCACCTCGATCCATGGCCATCCGGAAGCGGAGTTTCCGTTTTTCCTCGGCTACGCCGACGAGCCTGGCGAGGGTGAAGGCGAGGGGTTCAACTTCAACTACCCTCTGCCCGCCGGCTCCGGCTGGGACACCTGGAGCGCCGCGCTGGAAGAGGCCTGCCAGGAGATCGAAGGCTATGGTGCCGACGTCATCGTGGTGTCGCTGGGCGTAGACACGTTCAAGGACGACCCGATCTCGCAGTTCAAGCTCGACAGCCCGGATTACCTGGCCATGGGCCGACGCATCGCGCGCCTGGGCAAGCCCACGCTGTTCGTGATGGAAGGCGGCTACGCAGTGGAAGAAATCGGCATCAATGCCGTCAACGTACTCGAAGGCTTCGAACAAGAGGTAGCGGCCCAATGA
- a CDS encoding acyl-CoA thioesterase, with protein sequence MIELEQEDPIPQGDLALQITALPRETNGFGDIFGGWLVAQMDLAGTAMASKVAGGRVATVAIDRMAFLVPVAVGAQLSFYTQALEIGRSSIQMMVEVWSDDPLSSEWRKVTEAVFVFVAIDGSGRTRSVPSRAR encoded by the coding sequence ATGATCGAACTCGAACAAGAAGATCCTATCCCGCAAGGCGATCTCGCCCTGCAAATCACCGCGCTTCCGCGTGAAACCAACGGCTTTGGCGATATATTCGGTGGCTGGCTGGTCGCACAGATGGACCTGGCCGGCACAGCAATGGCCAGCAAGGTTGCAGGCGGGCGCGTAGCCACCGTGGCCATTGATCGCATGGCCTTTCTGGTACCGGTCGCGGTGGGCGCGCAGTTGTCCTTCTATACCCAAGCCCTGGAAATCGGCCGCAGCTCGATCCAGATGATGGTCGAAGTGTGGAGCGATGACCCGCTGTCCAGTGAATGGCGCAAGGTGACCGAGGCGGTATTCGTGTTCGTCGCCATCGATGGCAGCGGCCGCACGCGCTCGGTTCCGTCGCGGGCGCGTTAA
- a CDS encoding 5-(carboxyamino)imidazole ribonucleotide synthase, producing MKIGVIGGGQLGRMLALAGTPLGMNFAFLDPAPDACAAALGEHLRADYSDPDHLRQLADEVDLVTFEFESVPAETVAFLSQFVPVYPSAEALRIARDRWFEKSMFKDLGIPTPAFADIQSQADLDAAVASIGLPAVLKTRTLGYDGKGQKVLRTAADVVGTFAELGSVACLLEGFVPFTGEVSLIAVRARDGETRFYPLVHNTHVNGILKLSVASTDHPLQALAEDYSSRVLKQLDYVGVMAFEFFEVDGGLKANEIAPRVHNSGHWTTEGAECSQFENHLRAVAGLPLGSTAKVGESAMLNFIGVVPPVERVMAIDDCHVHHYGKAFKAGRKVGHANLRCKDRATLQAQILKVEALIAEQ from the coding sequence ATGAAAATCGGTGTAATCGGTGGCGGCCAGCTGGGCCGCATGCTGGCTCTGGCGGGAACCCCGCTGGGGATGAATTTCGCTTTCCTGGACCCGGCGCCGGACGCTTGTGCGGCAGCCTTGGGTGAACACCTGCGCGCGGACTACAGCGACCCGGACCACCTGCGTCAGTTGGCCGACGAAGTCGACCTGGTGACCTTCGAGTTCGAAAGCGTGCCGGCCGAAACCGTGGCGTTCCTGTCGCAGTTCGTACCGGTGTACCCGAGTGCCGAAGCCCTGCGCATCGCCCGTGATCGCTGGTTCGAAAAGAGCATGTTCAAGGACCTGGGCATCCCGACGCCGGCCTTCGCCGATATCCAGTCCCAGGCGGACCTGGACGCCGCCGTCGCCAGCATCGGCCTGCCGGCCGTGCTGAAAACCCGCACCCTGGGCTATGACGGCAAGGGCCAGAAAGTGCTGCGTACCGCTGCCGATGTGGTGGGTACCTTCGCCGAACTGGGCAGCGTCGCCTGCCTGCTGGAAGGCTTTGTGCCGTTCACCGGCGAAGTCTCGCTGATCGCCGTGCGTGCCCGTGACGGCGAAACCCGCTTCTACCCGTTGGTGCACAACACCCACGTCAACGGCATCCTCAAGCTCTCCGTGGCCAGTACCGACCACCCACTGCAGGCGCTGGCCGAAGACTATTCCAGCCGTGTGCTCAAGCAGCTGGATTACGTCGGCGTGATGGCGTTCGAGTTCTTTGAAGTCGATGGCGGCCTCAAGGCCAACGAAATCGCCCCACGCGTGCACAACTCCGGGCACTGGACCACCGAAGGTGCCGAGTGCAGCCAGTTCGAAAACCATCTGCGGGCGGTGGCGGGCTTGCCGTTGGGCTCCACGGCCAAGGTTGGCGAGAGCGCCATGCTCAACTTCATCGGCGTGGTGCCGCCGGTTGAGCGGGTAATGGCGATCGACGATTGCCATGTGCATCACTACGGCAAGGCTTTCAAGGCAGGGCGCAAGGTGGGTCACGCCAACCTGCGCTGCAAGGACCGCGCGACCCTTCAGGCGCAGATCCTCAAGGTCGAAGCGCTGATCGCCGAGCAATAA
- a CDS encoding D-hexose-6-phosphate mutarotase, with the protein MPTPHVETVKIDELDCWRIRHNGAELMVARQGAHIFSYQRDGEQPLIWPNPEAVFKQGKGIRTGVPICWPWFGVFDRNPQSVKAMRQSDQPAGAHGFARTALWELAATELEGQALRVDLVLPVPSGGFPGWPHQVDLKLSLLLDDQLHIRLTSHNRDTHTVTLSQALHTYFAVSDVRNVQVDGLNGATYIDTADGWSEKTQSGLLHFTAETDRIYLDTPAQLSIIDKAWGRRVQLTSQGSKSTVVWNPWTERVKAFDDMADDGWQGMLCIETANVLEDVVALAPGESRTLGVSITTIAL; encoded by the coding sequence ATGCCGACGCCCCACGTTGAAACCGTGAAAATCGACGAGCTGGACTGCTGGCGCATCCGCCACAACGGCGCCGAACTGATGGTGGCCCGACAGGGCGCGCATATTTTCAGTTACCAGCGCGACGGCGAGCAGCCGCTGATCTGGCCGAACCCTGAAGCGGTGTTCAAGCAAGGCAAAGGCATCCGTACCGGCGTACCGATTTGCTGGCCGTGGTTTGGTGTATTCGACCGCAACCCCCAAAGCGTCAAGGCGATGCGCCAGAGTGACCAGCCGGCCGGGGCTCATGGTTTTGCGCGGACCGCGCTGTGGGAGTTGGCGGCGACCGAACTCGAAGGCCAGGCATTGCGCGTTGACCTGGTATTGCCGGTGCCATCAGGCGGTTTCCCTGGCTGGCCTCATCAGGTCGATCTGAAACTGAGCCTGCTGCTGGACGATCAACTGCATATCCGCCTGACCAGCCATAACCGTGACACCCACACCGTGACCCTAAGCCAGGCGCTGCACACTTACTTTGCCGTGAGCGATGTGCGTAACGTGCAGGTCGATGGCCTAAACGGCGCGACCTATATCGACACGGCAGATGGCTGGAGCGAGAAGACCCAATCGGGCCTGCTGCACTTCACCGCCGAGACGGATCGCATCTACCTCGATACGCCGGCCCAGCTGAGCATCATCGACAAAGCCTGGGGACGCCGCGTGCAACTCACCAGCCAGGGTTCGAAGTCGACGGTGGTCTGGAACCCCTGGACCGAACGCGTCAAGGCTTTCGACGACATGGCCGACGATGGCTGGCAGGGCATGCTGTGCATCGAGACGGCGAATGTGCTGGAAGATGTGGTGGCTTTGGCGCCCGGTGAAAGCCGCACCCTAGGCGTGAGCATCACCACTATCGCCCTGTAG
- a CDS encoding GlsB/YeaQ/YmgE family stress response membrane protein translates to MGIIGTIFIGLIVGLLARFLKPGDDSMGWIMTILLGIAGSLAATYGGQALGIYQAGQGAGFIGALVGAIVLLVIYGLIKKK, encoded by the coding sequence ATGGGTATCATCGGAACCATCTTTATCGGCTTGATCGTCGGCCTGCTGGCGCGTTTCCTCAAGCCCGGCGACGACAGCATGGGCTGGATCATGACCATCCTGCTGGGTATCGCCGGCTCCCTGGCTGCGACCTACGGTGGCCAGGCGCTGGGGATCTACCAGGCCGGTCAAGGCGCAGGCTTTATCGGTGCGCTGGTCGGTGCCATTGTGCTGCTGGTGATCTACGGCCTGATCAAAAAGAAGTAA
- a CDS encoding asparaginase, which yields MTLPAQNVMVLYTGGTIGMQASANGLAPASGFEARMSDYLASQPQLRVPAWRFREMAPLIDSANMTPAYWQRLRVAVVEALDAGCDAVLILHGTDTLAYSAAAMSFQLLGLPAPVLFTGSMLPAGVPDSDAWENLGGALVALGEGLSSGVHLYFHGERLAPTRCAKIRSFGRKPFATLQRQGGVARAESVPGTLDYRQDKAPACIGVLPLVPGITPAQLDGLLGSGIQALVLECFGSGTGPSDNPEFLASLKRAQDAGIVVVAITQCHEGGVELDVYEAGSRLRSVGVVSGAGMTRETALGKLNALVGAGLAADVIRQLLAVNLCGELD from the coding sequence ATGACCCTACCCGCCCAGAACGTCATGGTGCTCTATACGGGCGGCACCATTGGCATGCAGGCCAGCGCCAACGGCCTGGCACCCGCTTCGGGTTTTGAAGCGCGGATGAGCGACTACCTCGCCAGCCAACCGCAACTGCGCGTGCCCGCGTGGCGCTTTCGCGAAATGGCGCCGCTGATCGACAGCGCCAACATGACCCCGGCTTACTGGCAACGCTTGCGTGTGGCGGTGGTCGAGGCGCTGGATGCCGGCTGCGATGCCGTGCTGATCCTGCACGGTACCGACACCCTGGCCTACAGCGCCGCCGCCATGAGCTTCCAGCTGCTGGGCTTGCCGGCGCCGGTGCTGTTTACCGGCTCGATGCTGCCGGCCGGCGTACCGGACAGCGACGCCTGGGAAAACCTCGGCGGCGCCCTCGTCGCACTCGGTGAAGGCCTGTCGTCGGGGGTGCACCTTTACTTCCACGGTGAGCGGCTGGCGCCGACCCGCTGCGCAAAGATCCGCAGCTTTGGGCGCAAGCCTTTCGCTACCCTGCAACGCCAGGGCGGCGTGGCCCGTGCCGAATCGGTGCCGGGCACGCTGGATTATCGTCAGGACAAAGCGCCAGCCTGCATCGGCGTACTGCCGCTCGTGCCGGGCATCACGCCCGCGCAGCTCGACGGTTTGCTCGGCAGCGGCATCCAGGCCCTGGTGCTGGAGTGCTTCGGCAGCGGCACCGGGCCCAGCGACAACCCCGAGTTTCTCGCCAGCCTCAAGCGTGCGCAAGACGCCGGCATCGTGGTGGTAGCCATCACCCAATGCCATGAGGGCGGCGTGGAGCTGGATGTATACGAAGCGGGCAGCCGCCTGCGCAGTGTGGGCGTTGTCTCGGGCGCGGGCATGACTCGGGAAACCGCGTTGGGCAAACTCAACGCGCTGGTCGGTGCAGGTCTTGCGGCGGACGTGATCCGCCAGCTGCTGGCCGTCAACCTGTGCGGTGAGCTGGACTGA
- a CDS encoding LysR substrate-binding domain-containing protein — translation MNLESKWLEDFSALAATRSFSQAAERRFVTQPAFSRRIRSLEAALGLTLVNRSRTPVELTAAGQLFLVTARTVVEQLGEVLRHLHHLEGGQGEVMQVAAAHSLALGFFPRWIAQLRNEGLNIATRLVATNVGDAVHALREGGCDLMLAFYDPDAAMQMDAEIFPSLHLGNTEMLPVCAADAEGKPLFDLEGEGSVPLLAYSAGAFLGRSVNLLLRQRALRFTTIYETAMADSLKSMALEGLGIAWVPQLSVRAELARGELVVCGGPQWHVPLEIRLYRCALVRKANVRLLWRKLEGGAAQTT, via the coding sequence ATGAACCTTGAAAGCAAATGGCTGGAAGACTTCAGCGCCCTGGCAGCGACGCGCAGTTTTTCCCAGGCGGCGGAGCGACGCTTTGTCACTCAGCCGGCGTTCAGCCGACGTATTCGCAGCCTGGAAGCGGCGTTGGGGCTGACGTTGGTCAATCGCTCGCGCACGCCGGTCGAGCTGACGGCGGCGGGCCAGTTGTTCCTGGTCACCGCGCGTACCGTGGTCGAACAGTTGGGCGAAGTGCTGCGCCACTTGCATCACTTGGAAGGCGGGCAGGGTGAAGTCATGCAAGTGGCGGCGGCGCACTCCCTGGCATTGGGCTTTTTTCCGCGCTGGATCGCGCAACTGCGCAACGAGGGCCTGAACATCGCCACGCGGCTGGTCGCCACCAACGTGGGTGACGCCGTTCATGCGCTGCGCGAAGGCGGCTGTGATTTGATGCTGGCGTTCTACGACCCGGACGCCGCGATGCAGATGGACGCCGAGATTTTCCCGTCGCTGCACCTGGGCAATACCGAAATGCTCCCGGTATGCGCCGCCGATGCCGAGGGCAAGCCGCTCTTTGACCTGGAAGGCGAGGGCAGCGTGCCGTTGCTGGCCTACAGCGCCGGCGCTTTCCTCGGGCGCTCGGTGAACTTGTTACTGCGCCAGCGCGCGCTGCGCTTCACCACTATCTATGAAACGGCCATGGCCGACAGCCTCAAGAGCATGGCGCTGGAAGGGTTGGGCATTGCCTGGGTGCCACAACTGAGCGTGCGGGCGGAACTGGCCCGCGGCGAGTTGGTGGTGTGTGGCGGGCCGCAGTGGCACGTGCCGCTGGAGATTCGGCTGTACCGCTGCGCATTGGTGCGCAAGGCGAATGTGCGGTTGTTGTGGCGCAAGCTGGAAGGTGGCGCGGCGCAAACTACCTGA
- the purE gene encoding 5-(carboxyamino)imidazole ribonucleotide mutase, with amino-acid sequence MSALVGVIMGSKSDWSTLSHTADMLEKLGIPYEVKVVSAHRTPDLLFQYADEAESRGIEVIIAGAGGAAHLPGMCAAKTHLPVLGVPVQSSMLSGVDSLLSIVQMPAGIPVATLAIGKAGAINAALLSASILGAKHPQFHAVLKKFRAEQTDSVLDNPDPRIA; translated from the coding sequence ATGAGTGCATTGGTTGGCGTGATCATGGGCTCCAAGTCCGATTGGTCCACCCTTAGCCACACCGCCGATATGCTGGAAAAACTCGGCATTCCGTACGAAGTGAAGGTGGTCTCCGCCCACCGCACCCCGGACTTGCTGTTCCAGTATGCCGATGAAGCAGAATCCCGTGGCATCGAGGTGATCATCGCCGGTGCCGGCGGTGCGGCGCATTTGCCTGGCATGTGCGCGGCCAAGACTCACCTGCCGGTACTGGGTGTGCCAGTGCAGTCTTCGATGCTCTCGGGCGTGGATTCGCTGTTGTCTATCGTGCAGATGCCTGCCGGCATCCCGGTGGCGACCCTGGCGATCGGCAAGGCCGGCGCGATCAACGCCGCATTGCTGTCCGCCAGCATCCTGGGCGCCAAGCATCCGCAGTTCCATGCGGTGCTGAAAAAATTCCGTGCTGAGCAGACAGACAGCGTGCTGGACAATCCAGACCCACGTATCGCCTGA
- a CDS encoding AraC family transcriptional regulator yields MLHSHLTTLNAVSLILTTFEAQGLAGENLLAGSGICAADLSRADTRITTHQEMQVCANAVALRQDIGLELGRRMHVSSYGLLGYALLTSATFGDALRLALRYPALLGTLFELSLEADGERIWFTASDYREDPALAAFNVEFCLVSLKVICNDLLGCALPLLGARFEHAAPDYWRRYADPFDCPLQFNERSNAFAFDKHWLDRPLPLADPVTHRAMAERCRKQNLEFTGRQAWLGRVRQLLAAQLHAAPGLEGLAEQMNCSARTLRRHLHDLGCSYQEMLDELRFDRAKQLLGQDGLAIHRIAEQLGFSETASFRHAFVRWSGVTPSQFRL; encoded by the coding sequence ATGCTCCATTCACACCTGACCACCCTCAACGCCGTGTCCCTGATCCTCACTACCTTCGAGGCCCAGGGCCTGGCCGGCGAAAACCTGCTGGCGGGCAGCGGCATCTGCGCGGCGGACCTGAGCCGCGCCGACACCCGCATCACCACCCATCAGGAGATGCAGGTGTGCGCCAATGCCGTGGCCTTGCGCCAGGACATCGGCCTGGAACTGGGCCGGCGCATGCATGTTTCGTCCTACGGTTTACTCGGCTATGCGCTGCTCACCAGTGCCACCTTTGGTGACGCTTTGCGCCTGGCGCTGCGTTATCCGGCGCTGTTGGGAACACTTTTCGAGCTGAGCCTTGAGGCGGATGGCGAGCGGATCTGGTTCACCGCCAGCGATTATCGGGAGGACCCGGCGCTGGCGGCGTTCAATGTCGAGTTTTGCCTGGTTTCGCTGAAAGTTATCTGCAACGACCTTTTAGGGTGCGCGCTGCCGTTGCTCGGCGCGCGTTTCGAACACGCCGCGCCCGATTATTGGCGGCGCTATGCAGACCCCTTCGACTGCCCGCTGCAATTCAACGAGCGCAGCAACGCCTTCGCGTTCGACAAGCACTGGCTCGACCGCCCCCTGCCCCTCGCCGACCCGGTCACCCACCGCGCCATGGCCGAGCGCTGCCGCAAACAGAACCTGGAATTCACCGGCCGCCAGGCATGGCTGGGCCGGGTGCGCCAGTTGCTCGCCGCGCAACTGCATGCCGCGCCGGGCCTTGAAGGGTTGGCCGAGCAAATGAACTGTTCGGCGCGCACCTTGCGCCGCCACCTGCATGACCTTGGCTGCAGCTACCAGGAAATGCTCGACGAACTGCGCTTTGACCGCGCCAAGCAGTTGCTGGGACAAGACGGGCTGGCAATTCATCGCATAGCCGAACAACTGGGCTTCAGCGAAACCGCGAGCTTTCGCCATGCCTTCGTGCGCTGGAGCGGTGTGACACCGAGTCAGTTCCGTCTCTGA
- a CDS encoding DUF3299 domain-containing protein has translation MRRLLLTLLLLGSSLAHAGELPETDWLELMPLSDQKALEAMPEIDHNSPEAQGTFTDKGGLKQSKGLPAVMYSTKTVAAMNGKNIRIGGYPVPLETDAKGRSTLFFLVPYPGACIHVPPPPPNQLVLVRYPKGLKLDDIYTPLWVTGTLKVEKVNNDLADAAYALDAGKVRVVKESDL, from the coding sequence ATGCGCCGTCTTTTATTGACTCTCCTCTTGCTGGGCTCAAGCCTGGCCCACGCTGGCGAACTGCCGGAAACCGACTGGCTTGAGCTGATGCCACTGTCGGATCAGAAAGCCCTCGAGGCCATGCCCGAGATCGATCACAACTCTCCCGAAGCCCAGGGCACCTTTACCGATAAGGGCGGCCTGAAGCAGAGCAAAGGCTTGCCGGCGGTGATGTACTCCACCAAGACCGTGGCCGCCATGAACGGCAAGAACATCCGCATCGGCGGCTACCCGGTACCGTTGGAAACCGACGCCAAGGGCCGCAGCACGCTGTTTTTCCTGGTGCCCTATCCAGGCGCCTGCATCCATGTGCCACCGCCGCCGCCTAACCAACTGGTGCTGGTACGATATCCCAAGGGCTTGAAGCTCGATGATATCTACACGCCGCTGTGGGTCACCGGCACGCTGAAGGTGGAGAAGGTCAACAATGACCTGGCTGACGCCGCGTATGCGCTGGATGCGGGGAAGGTGAGGGTGGTGAAGGAATCCGATCTTTAA
- the aspA gene encoding aspartate ammonia-lyase yields MSSAASFRTEKDLLGVLEVPAQAYYGIQTLRAVNNFRLSGVPISHYPKLVVGLAMVKQAAADANRELGQLSKAKHAAISEACARLIRGDFHEEFVVDMIQGGAGTSTNMNANEVIANIALEAMGHNKGEYQYLHPNNDVNMAQSTNDAYPTAIRLGLLLGHDALLASLDSLIQAFAAKGVEFGHVLKMGRTQLQDAVPMTLGQEFRAFATTLGEDLARLKTLAPELLTEVNLGGTAIGTGINADPRYQALAVQRLALISGQPLVPAADLIEATSDMGAFVLFSGMLKRTAVKLSKICNDLRLLSSGPRTGINEINLPARQPGSSIMPGKVNPVIPEAVNQVAFQVIGNDLALTMAAEGGQLQLNVMEPLIAFKIFDSIRLLQRAMDMLREHCIVGITANEARCRELVEHSIGLVTALNPYIGYENATRIARIALESGRGVLELVREEGLLDDAMLDDILRPENMIAPRLVPLKA; encoded by the coding sequence ATGTCCTCCGCTGCATCATTCCGCACAGAAAAAGACCTGCTTGGCGTACTCGAAGTACCGGCTCAAGCGTATTACGGCATCCAGACCCTGCGAGCGGTGAATAACTTCCGCCTCTCGGGCGTTCCGATTTCGCATTACCCGAAATTGGTGGTCGGCCTGGCAATGGTCAAGCAAGCCGCTGCTGACGCCAACCGCGAGTTGGGCCAGCTCAGCAAAGCCAAGCACGCTGCTATCAGCGAAGCCTGTGCCCGCCTGATCCGCGGCGATTTCCACGAAGAGTTCGTGGTGGACATGATTCAAGGCGGCGCCGGCACTTCAACCAACATGAATGCCAACGAAGTCATCGCCAACATCGCGTTGGAGGCCATGGGCCACAACAAGGGCGAATACCAGTACCTGCACCCCAACAACGACGTGAACATGGCGCAGTCGACCAACGACGCCTACCCGACCGCGATCCGTTTGGGTCTGCTGCTGGGCCATGACGCGCTGCTGGCCAGCCTCGACAGCCTGATCCAGGCATTCGCCGCCAAAGGCGTCGAGTTCGGCCACGTGCTGAAGATGGGCCGCACCCAATTGCAAGACGCCGTGCCGATGACCCTCGGCCAGGAATTCCGCGCCTTCGCCACCACCCTCGGTGAAGACCTGGCCCGCCTGAAAACACTGGCGCCGGAACTGTTGACCGAAGTGAACCTGGGCGGCACCGCCATCGGCACCGGCATCAATGCCGACCCGCGCTACCAGGCCCTGGCCGTGCAGCGCCTGGCCCTGATCAGCGGCCAGCCGCTGGTACCGGCTGCCGACTTGATCGAAGCCACCTCCGACATGGGCGCCTTCGTGCTGTTCTCCGGCATGCTCAAGCGTACCGCGGTGAAGCTGTCGAAGATCTGCAACGACCTGCGCCTGCTGTCCAGCGGCCCACGCACCGGCATCAACGAGATCAACCTGCCGGCACGCCAGCCAGGCAGCTCGATCATGCCCGGCAAGGTCAACCCGGTGATCCCGGAAGCGGTAAACCAGGTTGCGTTCCAGGTCATCGGCAACGACCTGGCGCTGACCATGGCAGCCGAAGGCGGCCAACTGCAGTTGAACGTGATGGAGCCGCTGATCGCGTTCAAGATCTTCGACTCGATCCGCCTGCTGCAACGCGCCATGGACATGCTGCGCGAACACTGCATCGTCGGCATCACCGCCAACGAAGCGCGCTGCCGCGAACTGGTGGAGCACTCCATCGGCCTGGTGACCGCGCTGAACCCTTATATCGGCTATGAAAACGCCACCCGCATCGCGCGCATCGCTCTTGAAAGCGGCCGCGGCGTGCTGGAACTGGTGCGCGAAGAAGGCTTGCTCGACGACGCCATGCTCGACGACATCCTGCGCCCCGAAAACATGATCGCTCCACGTTTGGTCCCATTGAAGGCCTAA